The following coding sequences lie in one Silvibacterium dinghuense genomic window:
- a CDS encoding penicillin acylase family protein — protein MPVSETRRRPVLRVLIVLLFLLVVLAAAAVLGAGLWLRHAMTAALPQLDGSLPLPGLSAPVTVRRDQHGVPHIEAANLDDLFEAQGYVTAQDRLWEMDMARRLSAGEAAEILGSKLVEHDRVQRVLQIRPTAERMVASLNARDRRYFEDYARGVNAFITANQDHLSPEFRLLMYSPKPWKPVDSVLVMLSMMQMLDQHWESKLEREQVTARLGPTLAATLYPDGSWRDHPPTQVEPDLTAPNQIIPDAPLDETQVKAEDLLHLKTLLEGPRAACAGCTPGSNQWVVSGALTASGKPLLSNDMHLNHQIPNIWFELDLNGPGFHAAGVTVPGIPYIVAGHNEHISWGFTALYADMQDIYVEQLNNQDQYRSISATGAVSWQPVEHDHETIHVRGGSDVPIDVERTVHGPILTPLIPNEKRALALRWNIYDPKSGGDPLFDLNTAANWDDFRRAMSGWYSPSQNVVYSDDQGHIGYQAVGYIPLRPAGIAPTTIADTNHEWQGFIPFEQLPSAYDPANGILATANARTTPDGYPYPITDEWADPYRNERIWKWLAGHAGAGQKLTPADMLTLQTDVYSEVDQELAQRFAYAIDHAGKTDSRLREAADLLRSWDGVVSIDSAPAAIIADAKKAFWPMLLKPRIGDDWKLYEWSSQTFAMEEFINHRPAAWLPSEYKTWDDFLADVVRTGIREKHGDLKHWKYGEQHPVDVEHPLYSMLPWFKRWTGTGKQPQAGDTTTVKQAGSTFGPSQRFTMDWSNPDQSTENIVMGESGDPLSPYYRDHWPYWYSGKTFALPFSSQAVASQTTHTLRLTP, from the coding sequence ATGCCCGTAAGCGAAACGCGCCGGCGTCCTGTCCTGCGCGTGCTGATTGTTTTGCTTTTCCTGCTTGTGGTGCTGGCGGCTGCGGCCGTGCTGGGCGCCGGGCTCTGGCTGCGCCATGCCATGACGGCTGCCCTGCCGCAGCTCGACGGCTCACTCCCGCTGCCCGGCCTCTCGGCGCCGGTCACCGTCCGCCGCGATCAGCATGGCGTGCCGCACATCGAGGCCGCAAACCTCGACGACCTCTTCGAGGCGCAGGGTTATGTCACCGCGCAGGATCGCCTCTGGGAGATGGACATGGCGCGCCGTCTCTCCGCCGGCGAGGCCGCCGAAATCCTCGGCTCGAAGCTCGTCGAGCATGACCGCGTGCAGCGCGTGCTTCAGATTCGCCCCACCGCCGAGCGCATGGTTGCCAGCCTCAACGCCCGCGATCGCCGCTATTTCGAAGACTATGCTCGCGGCGTGAATGCCTTCATCACGGCGAACCAGGACCACCTCTCGCCCGAGTTCCGCCTGCTGATGTACTCGCCCAAACCGTGGAAGCCGGTCGACTCCGTCCTCGTGATGTTGAGCATGATGCAAATGCTCGACCAGCACTGGGAGTCGAAGCTGGAACGCGAACAGGTGACCGCGCGGCTCGGCCCCACGCTTGCGGCCACACTCTATCCCGATGGCTCATGGCGCGATCATCCACCCACACAGGTCGAACCCGACCTTACTGCGCCGAATCAGATCATCCCCGATGCCCCGCTCGACGAAACGCAGGTCAAAGCCGAGGATCTGCTGCATCTGAAAACGCTTCTCGAAGGCCCGCGCGCAGCATGCGCCGGATGCACGCCCGGCTCGAACCAGTGGGTCGTCTCCGGCGCGCTCACGGCTTCCGGCAAGCCGCTGCTCTCAAACGACATGCACCTTAACCACCAGATTCCCAATATCTGGTTCGAACTCGATCTCAACGGCCCCGGATTCCACGCTGCCGGCGTCACTGTTCCCGGCATTCCCTACATCGTTGCCGGACACAACGAACACATCTCCTGGGGATTCACCGCGCTCTATGCGGACATGCAGGATATCTACGTCGAGCAGCTGAACAATCAGGACCAGTACCGCAGCATCTCAGCCACCGGCGCCGTCAGCTGGCAACCTGTCGAGCATGACCACGAAACTATCCACGTGCGCGGCGGCAGCGATGTCCCGATCGATGTGGAACGCACCGTCCACGGTCCCATCCTTACGCCGCTCATTCCGAACGAAAAACGCGCGCTCGCGTTGCGCTGGAATATCTACGATCCGAAATCCGGCGGCGATCCGCTCTTCGACCTCAATACCGCCGCCAACTGGGACGACTTCCGCCGCGCCATGAGCGGCTGGTACTCGCCCTCGCAGAATGTCGTCTACTCCGACGACCAGGGCCACATCGGTTACCAGGCCGTCGGCTACATTCCCCTGCGGCCTGCGGGCATCGCGCCGACGACCATCGCCGACACCAACCACGAGTGGCAGGGCTTCATCCCCTTCGAGCAGCTTCCCTCTGCCTATGATCCGGCTAACGGCATCCTGGCTACGGCGAACGCCCGCACCACTCCGGATGGCTATCCGTATCCGATCACCGACGAGTGGGCCGACCCTTACCGCAATGAGCGCATCTGGAAGTGGCTCGCGGGCCACGCCGGCGCGGGCCAGAAGCTCACCCCGGCCGACATGCTCACGCTCCAGACCGATGTCTACTCCGAGGTCGACCAGGAGCTGGCCCAGCGCTTTGCCTATGCCATCGATCACGCCGGAAAGACCGACAGCCGCCTGCGCGAGGCCGCCGACCTGCTGCGCAGCTGGGATGGCGTCGTCAGCATCGACTCTGCGCCTGCCGCGATCATCGCCGACGCCAAGAAGGCCTTCTGGCCCATGCTGCTCAAGCCGCGCATCGGCGACGACTGGAAGCTTTACGAGTGGAGCTCCCAGACCTTTGCCATGGAGGAGTTCATCAACCATCGGCCCGCGGCGTGGCTGCCCTCGGAATATAAGACCTGGGACGACTTCCTCGCCGATGTGGTGCGTACCGGCATCCGCGAGAAACACGGCGACCTGAAGCACTGGAAATATGGCGAGCAGCACCCGGTCGACGTCGAACACCCGCTCTACAGCATGCTGCCCTGGTTCAAGCGCTGGACCGGCACAGGCAAGCAGCCGCAGGCTGGTGACACGACGACGGTGAAGCAGGCCGGCAGCACCTTCGGCCCCTCGCAGCGCTTCACCATGGACTGGAGCAACCCGGATCAGTCCACCGAGAACATCGTCATGGGCGAATCGGGCGATCCGCTCAGCCCTTACTATCGCGACCACTGGCCCTACTGGTACAGCGGCAAAACCTTCGCTCTGCCGTTCTCGTCCCAAGCCGTCGCCTCCCAGACTACGCACACCCTGCGGCTGACACCGTGA
- a CDS encoding 6-pyruvoyl-tetrahydropterin synthase-related protein, which yields MKLAFSLRSFTARNAARSRRSLMLASAGIAVLPLAWHGVSCGHDFDFHLESWIETVRHWHEGVLYPHWAASPNYGAGEPRFVFYPPVSWALGALLGAILPWTWVPLVFTLIALLAMGAACFRLAREWMPEGQATLAACLYVLNPYTLFVAYERTAYGELLAATFIPLVLLYALRTRPAVPQLALSIAALWLTNAPGAVMGCYAMALLVAWTAITERRWTLIGRAAGGTALGLGLASFYLLPALVEQRWVEIARAIGSGMRVEDSFLFGHTGEAFHDQVLHTASLIAVFLLAVTAIAAFLARRRDHPRFRGGLLLLAVVIAALLLPFSDPVWHHVPELPFLQFPWRWLLVLGLLAALFAGFSLRAEACTRRSLSLRSLAVLGFAFLMAAVSWTHYWQPCDDEDNVRAQLATFAAQGFEGTDEYTATAADNGDIQQDLPQVRILSQATADTADSSVAENPEWQAPASSVIAGVRVTLWQSEHRSLIIDAPAPAFAVLRLMDYPAWNVLRNGQPVTDRPRRDDGLMVIPIPAGRSEIDVRYGLTKDMWGGRSLSLISLVLLLGAFMLRMQAERGHEQVK from the coding sequence GTGAAGCTGGCCTTTTCGCTGCGCAGCTTCACGGCCCGCAACGCGGCGCGGAGCCGCAGGTCTTTGATGCTCGCTTCAGCAGGAATTGCCGTCCTGCCGCTGGCCTGGCATGGCGTTTCCTGCGGACACGACTTCGACTTTCACCTCGAATCGTGGATCGAAACGGTGCGCCACTGGCACGAGGGCGTGCTCTACCCGCACTGGGCCGCGTCGCCGAATTACGGCGCAGGCGAGCCGCGGTTTGTCTTTTACCCGCCTGTCTCCTGGGCACTGGGAGCATTGCTCGGCGCCATCCTGCCATGGACCTGGGTACCGCTTGTCTTCACGCTGATTGCGCTTCTGGCCATGGGCGCTGCCTGCTTCCGCCTGGCCCGCGAGTGGATGCCCGAGGGCCAGGCGACGCTTGCTGCCTGCCTTTATGTCCTGAATCCGTACACGCTCTTCGTCGCCTACGAGCGCACGGCCTACGGCGAGCTGCTGGCCGCAACCTTCATCCCGCTCGTCCTGCTCTATGCGCTGCGAACCAGGCCCGCTGTCCCGCAGCTTGCGCTCTCCATCGCCGCGCTGTGGCTCACCAACGCGCCCGGCGCGGTGATGGGCTGCTATGCCATGGCCCTGCTCGTCGCCTGGACGGCCATCACCGAGCGCCGCTGGACGCTCATCGGGCGCGCCGCCGGTGGTACTGCGCTGGGCCTCGGCCTAGCCAGCTTTTATCTTCTGCCCGCGCTTGTGGAGCAGCGATGGGTCGAGATCGCGCGCGCCATCGGCTCCGGCATGCGCGTCGAAGACAGCTTCCTCTTCGGCCACACCGGCGAAGCCTTCCACGACCAGGTGCTGCACACCGCATCCCTGATCGCGGTCTTCCTGCTCGCCGTTACGGCCATCGCCGCTTTCCTCGCCCGCCGCCGCGATCATCCACGCTTTCGCGGCGGACTCCTGCTGCTGGCCGTCGTGATCGCTGCGCTGCTGCTGCCCTTCAGCGATCCCGTCTGGCACCACGTTCCGGAGCTCCCGTTCCTGCAATTTCCCTGGCGATGGCTGCTCGTCCTCGGGTTGCTGGCCGCGCTTTTTGCCGGATTTTCTCTCCGGGCCGAAGCCTGCACGCGCCGCAGCCTCTCGCTGCGCTCCCTCGCCGTCCTGGGCTTTGCCTTTCTGATGGCCGCCGTCTCCTGGACGCACTATTGGCAGCCCTGCGATGACGAAGACAACGTCCGTGCCCAGCTCGCAACCTTCGCCGCGCAGGGCTTCGAGGGCACCGACGAATACACGGCTACGGCCGCCGACAACGGCGACATCCAGCAGGACCTGCCCCAGGTTCGCATCCTGTCCCAGGCAACCGCGGATACCGCCGACAGCTCCGTTGCCGAAAACCCCGAGTGGCAGGCTCCAGCTTCGTCCGTTATCGCCGGCGTACGCGTAACCCTGTGGCAGAGCGAACACAGGTCTCTTATCATCGACGCCCCTGCACCGGCCTTTGCCGTGCTGCGCCTGATGGATTACCCCGCCTGGAATGTCCTGCGCAACGGTCAGCCGGTTACCGATCGGCCGCGCCGGGACGACGGTCTGATGGTCATCCCTATCCCGGCCGGAAGATCCGAAATCGATGTCCGCTACGGACTTACGAAAGACATGTGGGGCGGCCGCAGCCTTTCGCTCATCTCCCTCGTCCTTTTGTTGGGCGCCTTCATGCTCCGCATGCAGGCGGAACGCGGGCATGAACAGGTAAAATGA
- a CDS encoding polyprenyl synthetase family protein codes for MQVEVQVKDILESGVELTDQALERLLPSGDTVPSSIHRAMRHSTFAGGKRLRPVLAMEAARMIHNRGGALPKGVADLGAALEMLHTYSLIHDDLPALDNDDLRRGKPTCHVVFGEAIAILAGDALQTLAFQTLARLACPAPATVEIIKLVSDAVGTVDGMIGGQVLDIEGEGTQPTAESVDAIHRAKTGALIRVSVVSGGVYGGAHAEDVARLTEFGRKGGLAFQIIDDILDVTQNSEQLGKTAGKDLTSVKATWPAVFGLEESRRQADKLIAEAFAALEPYGAAADGLKAVARYLVERTH; via the coding sequence ATGCAAGTCGAAGTCCAGGTAAAAGACATTCTCGAATCCGGTGTCGAGCTGACCGATCAGGCGCTTGAGCGCCTGCTGCCCTCCGGCGACACGGTTCCCTCGTCGATCCACCGCGCCATGCGCCACAGCACCTTTGCCGGCGGCAAGCGCCTGCGCCCGGTGCTGGCGATGGAGGCCGCGCGCATGATCCATAACCGCGGCGGCGCACTGCCGAAGGGCGTCGCAGACCTCGGCGCGGCCCTCGAGATGCTCCACACCTATTCGCTGATCCACGACGATCTGCCGGCGCTCGACAATGACGATCTGCGCCGCGGCAAGCCCACCTGCCATGTCGTCTTCGGCGAAGCCATTGCCATTCTCGCGGGTGACGCACTCCAGACGCTGGCCTTCCAGACGCTGGCGCGGCTGGCCTGCCCCGCGCCTGCCACGGTCGAGATCATCAAGCTGGTCAGCGATGCGGTCGGAACGGTCGACGGCATGATCGGCGGCCAGGTGCTCGATATCGAAGGCGAAGGCACGCAGCCCACCGCTGAGTCCGTCGACGCCATCCACCGCGCCAAGACCGGCGCACTGATCCGTGTGAGCGTCGTCTCCGGCGGCGTTTACGGCGGCGCGCATGCGGAGGATGTGGCTCGCCTCACCGAATTCGGCCGCAAGGGCGGACTGGCCTTCCAGATCATCGATGACATTCTCGACGTGACACAGAACTCCGAGCAGCTGGGCAAGACCGCCGGCAAGGATCTGACCAGCGTGAAGGCGACCTGGCCAGCCGTCTTCGGCCTCGAAGAATCACGCCGTCAGGCCGACAAGCTCATCGCCGAAGCCTTTGCCGCGCTCGAGCCCTACGGCGCAGCGGCCGACGGACTCAAGGCCGTGGCCCGCTACCTCGTCGAGCGCACCCACTAA
- a CDS encoding metal-sulfur cluster assembly factor — MQAGAMNHTTFTADDIFTALCDVNDPEVPLNIVDLGLIYRVDVSLDKDAPGAGIPGVPPRYRAEVDVTMTSTGCPAHEMILEKVRNRLAGMPQLSDIRVQLVWEPAWTPQRISEAGRKKLGI, encoded by the coding sequence ATGCAGGCTGGAGCAATGAATCACACGACCTTCACCGCTGACGACATCTTCACCGCGCTCTGCGACGTCAACGATCCCGAGGTTCCGCTGAACATTGTGGACCTCGGTCTGATCTATCGCGTGGATGTTTCGCTCGATAAGGACGCGCCCGGCGCAGGCATTCCCGGCGTCCCACCGCGCTACCGCGCCGAAGTCGACGTGACCATGACCTCGACCGGCTGCCCGGCGCACGAGATGATTCTCGAAAAAGTGCGCAACCGCCTGGCCGGTATGCCGCAACTCAGCGACATTCGCGTACAGCTTGTCTGGGAACCAGCCTGGACCCCGCAGCGCATCAGCGAAGCCGGGCGCAAGAAGCTGGGGATCTAG